The proteins below are encoded in one region of Lactuca sativa cultivar Salinas chromosome 3, Lsat_Salinas_v11, whole genome shotgun sequence:
- the LOC111918792 gene encoding N6-adenosine-methyltransferase MT-A70-like, which produces MEPQSDSTDEIASIKEIRQQIQSRIETLRNSQLEIISSLQYGVVPDITSSLDLHLKVVSSFNGRPFTPLPNPLPAPNPNTRRRIQPPPPAPPIKIPKLSDDLHPKPSTEGFAGDEGGSGATPLATVRSMVAVCLLERVPFTEIDSASILSKLESDSFQSVTVAEKAALREVAGGETILAVELALRSMAEDNGGVQLEEFKVNGKFRVLVKGIDRTKLVKELPESKQNESNSNNSSGGNAIQQSSRTIGDGGWMGQGDPSQFGGGQIMGPRGMMGMLGRPRGMGVNPMHRPPPSMGGMYSPMHSSGGGSNGKPPRTEEDDLKDLEALLNKKSFKELQKSKTGEELLDLIHRPTAKETAVAAKFKSKGGSQVKEYCTALTKEDCRRQSGSFISCEKVHFRRIIAVHTDMNLGDCSFLDTCRHMKTCKYVHYELDSTPDVAHMNMMMGVSGPSKPLKPQRAEYCSEVELGESQWINCDIRNFRMDILGQYGVIMADPPWDIHMELPYGTMADDEMRNLNIQALQTDGLIFLWVTGRAMELGRECLELWGYKRVEEIIWVKTNQLQRIIRTGRTGHWLNHSKEHCLVGIKGDPIVNRNIDTDVIVAEVRETSRKPDEMYPLLERISPRTRKLELFARMHNTHAGWMSLGNQLSGARLVDDGLRARFKAAYPEVEVQPASPPRASAMEVDTTSPSPFSETKPMSAHFSSEPNYVAESNKPMDES; this is translated from the exons ATGGAGCCTCAATCAGATAGCACGGACGAAATAGCAAGCATCAAAGAAATTCGCCAACAAATCCAGTCTCGTATTGAAACGCTACGCAATTCTCAGCTTGAAATTATATCTTCTCTCCAATATGGTGTAGTTCCAGACATTACCTCGTCTCTCGATCTCCATCTCAAGGTCGTTTCCTCCTTCAATGGCCGCCCTTTCACCCCTCTTCCGAACCCTCTTCCCGCTCCTAACCCTAATACTAGACGACGCATTCAACCACCACCCCCTGCTCCTCCGATCAAAATCCCAAAACTTTCCGATGATTTACACCCAAAACCCTCGACGGAGGGTTTTGCAGGGGATGAAGGTGGGAGTGGAGCTACGCCGTTGGCTACTGTGAGGTCAATGGTGGCAGTTTGCTTGTTGGAGAGGGTTCCATTTACCGAGATTGATTCGGCGTCGATTTTGAGTAAGTTGGAGAGCGATAGTTTCCAGTCTGTTACGGTGGCGGAGAAGGCGGCGTTGAGGGAGGTGGCTGGAGGGGAGACGATACTAGCGGTGGAGTTGGCGTTGAGGTCAATGGCAGAGGACAACGGCGGGGTTCAGTTAGAGGAGTTCAAAGTGAATgggaaatttagggttttggtgaaGGGGATCGATAGAACCAAATTAGTCAAAGAGTTGCCAGAGAGTAAACAAAACGAATCAAATTCAAATAATTCAAGTGGTGGGAATGCGATTCAGCAAAGCTCTAGGACAATCGGCGATGGCGGTTGGATGGGGCAAGGAGACCCTAGTCAGTTCGGCGGCGGTCAGATAATGGGGCCGAGGGGTATGATGGGGATGCTAGGGAGGCCTCGAGGAATGGGTGTTAACCCGATGCATAGACCACCACCATCAATGGGTGGGATGTATTCACCGATGCATAGCAGCGGTGGTGGTTCAAACGGGAAGCCACCGAGAACAGAGGAGGACgatcttaaagatcttgaagctTTACTTAATAAGAAGTCTTTCAAGGAGTTACAGAAATCAAAAACAGGAGAGGAGTTGTTGGACCTCATCCATCGTCCTACTGCAAAGGAAACTGCCGTTGCTGCAAAG TTCAAAAGCAAAGGTGGTTCTCAAGTAAAGGAATACTGTACAGCTTTGACTAAAGAAGACTGCAGACGCCAATCTGGTTCTTTCATCTCTTGTGAAAAGGTTCATTTCAGGCGGATAATTGCTGTCCACACTGACATGAACCTTGGCGACTGTTCTTTTCTTGACACCTGTCGTCACATGAAG ACTTGCAAGTATGTGCATTACGAGCTTGATTCAACACCAGATGTGGCACACATGAATATGATGATGGGTGTTTCTGGACCTTCAAAGCCATTAAAGCCTCAGCGAGCTGAGTATTGTTCAGAAGTGGAGCTTGGTGAATCACAGTGGATTAACTGTGACATTCGGAACTTCAGAATGGACATACTAGGACAATATGGAGTGATAATGGCTGATCCACCATGGGACATTCATATGGAGTTACCTTATGGCACCATGGCTGATGATGAGATGAGGAATCTGAATATCCAAGCATTACAGACTGATGGTCTTATCTTTCTTTGGGTAACAGGAAGAGCAATGGAACTAGGACGTGAATG TTTGGAACTTTGGGGATATAAGAGAGTGGAGGAAATAATATGGGTGAAGACGAATCAACTTCAAAGGATAATAAGAACAGGGAGAACTGGTCATTGGTTGAATCATAGCAAAGAACATTGTCTTGTTGGGATTAAAGGAGATCCGATTGTCAACAGGAATATTGATACAGATGTCATTGTTGCAGAGGTTCGAGAAACAAGTCGTAAGCCTGATGAG ATGTACCCTTTGTTGGAGAGGATAAGTCCAAGAACAAGAAAGCTGGAGTTGTTTGCTCGGATGCACAACACACATGCAgg GTGGATGTCACTTGGTAATCAGTTGAGTGGTGCACGGCTGGTGGATGATGGGCTGAGGGCAAGATTTAAGGCGGCTTACCCGGAGGTTGAGGTGCAGCCAGCATCTCCGCCAAGGGCGTCTGCTATGGAAGTGGATACAACAAGTCCAAGTCCATTCAGTGAAACAAAACCCATGTCTGCTCATTTTTCTTCTGAACCCAACTATGTGGCTGAATCAAATAAGCCCATGGATGAATCTTGA
- the LOC111918812 gene encoding uncharacterized protein LOC111918812, which produces MATLTFSTSSLHTKTLARKSVEHFPCKTLIHLPKSPNFESLSSVIKRKTLIGPPIRSTTTTISESLSTTTAPQTLKSRLKNGETLYGLFLLSFSPTLAEIAGLSGYDFVVVDMEHGPGGISQALSCLHALAAARTPAILRLPDSDAAWAKKALDLGPQGIMFPMIESQKMAKKAVSYCKFPPNGVRGSAHTVVRASDYGIDNGYLSNYEDELLIMCQVESEEGVKKIDEIASVDGVDCVQMGPLDLSASMGYLWDPGNKKVKEMMKTAEKGVLKKTGKGGGGGGAYLSGFAMPHDTPEDLRSRGYHMISGAVDIGLFRSACVEDVKKFKMKSADSDSDVDGIEIAKDGDEKYWSE; this is translated from the coding sequence ATGGCGACTCTTACTTTCTCAACTTCATCTCTTCACACCAAAACCCTAGCAAGAAAATCCGTAGAACATTTCCCCTGTAAAACCCTAATACACCTTCCGAAGTCCCCCAATTTTGAATCTCTGAGCTCTGTCATCAAAAGGAAAACGTTAATCGGTCCTCCGATCAGATCCACTACGACCACCATCTCCGAGAGTTTATCTACCACAACCGCCCCACAAACCCTCAAATCTCGGCTCAAAAATGGCGAGACTTTGTACGGTCTTTTCCTGCTCTCCTTCTCGCCTACACTTGCTGAGATCGCCGGTCTCTCCGGCTACGACTTCGTTGTCGTCGACATGGAACACGGTCCAGGCGGCATCTCTCAAGCTCTCTCGTGTCTCCATGCTCTCGCCGCAGCTCGTACACCGGCGATCCTTCGTTTACCTGACTCTGACGCAGCATGGGCTAAGAAAGCTCTCGATCTTGGACCTCAGGGTATCATGTTTCCCATGATTGAGAGCCAGAAAATGGCGAAAAAAGCAGTCTCCTATTGTAAGTTCCCACCAAACGGAGTCCGTGGCTCTGCTCATACAGTCGTTCGGGCCTCCGATTACGGAATCGACAATGGGTATCTAAGCAATTACGAAGACGAGCTTCTGATCATGTGTCAGGTGGAATCGGAAGAGGGAGTGAAGAAGATTGATGAGATTGCAAGTGTTGATGGAGTTGACTGCGTGCAGATGGGACCGTTGGATCTGAGTGCGAGTATGGGGTATCTATGGGACCCTGGGAATAAGAAAGTAAAGGAGATGATGAAGACGGCGGAGAAGGGAGTGCTGAAGAAGACGGggaaaggtggtggtggtggtggagcttATCTTTCTGGTTTTGCAATGCCGCACGACACGCCGGAGGATCTGAGGTCACGCGGATATCACATGATTTCAGGGGCAGTTGATATAGGGTTGTTCAGGAGTGCGTGTGTGGAAGATGTGAAGAAGTTCAAGATGAAATCAGCTGATTCTGATTCTGATGTCGATGGTATCGAAATTGCTAAAGATGGTGATGAGAAGTACTGGAGTGAATGA
- the LOC111918802 gene encoding uncharacterized protein LOC111918802, with protein MFTLATRLLAPTRLLIANKNFTFSIMAAATFSANSPSYTPLKRVGTHNGSFHCDEALGCFMIRLTNKYSGAEIVRTRDPQMLETLDAVLDVGGVYDPSHDRYDHHQKGFAEVFGHGFTTKLSSAGLIYKHFGTEIIAKELQVDEGHPDVQRLYLAIYKSFMEAIDAIDNGINQYDTDQPPKYVNNTHLSSRVGKFNLDWTDPDQSSEKENQAFQKAMNLAGTEFLDSVRFHVKSWLPARSIVMECLAARTSIDPSGEIMVLDRFCPWKLHLYELEQELKTEPSVKYVLYQDERSKSWRVQAVAKSPDSFESRKALPAQWRGLRDDDLSKESGIPGCVFVHMSGFIGGNHTYEGALAMARGGLKL; from the exons ATGTTTACGCTCGCTACAAGATTACTCGCTCCAACTAGACTTCTCATTGCTAACAAAAACTTCACTTTCTCAATAATGGCCGCGGCTACTTTCTCCGCAAACTCGCCGTCTTACACTCCTCTGAAAAGGGTTGGCACCCACAATGGAAGCTTTCACTGTGACGAAGCACTGGGCTGCTTCATGATTCGCCTCACCAACAAGTATTCCGGGGCCGAAATCGTACGAACAAGAGATCCGCAG ATGTTAGAGACTCTTGATGCTGTTCTTGATGTTGGTGGAGTGTACGATCCCAGTCATGATCGTTATGACCACCACCAAAAGGGTTTTGCGGAGGTTTTTGGACATGGGTTTACTACTAAACTTAGTAGTGCTGGTCTTATTTATAAG CATTTTGGAACAGAAATAATTGCAAAAGAGCTTCAGGTTGATGAAGGGCACCCAGATGTGCAGAGGTTATATTTAGCCATTTACAAAAGCTTCATGGAG GCAATCGATGCAATTGACAATGGAATCAATCAATATGACACTGATCAACCTCCTAAATACGTGAACAACACCCACTTGTCATCAAGGGTTGGAAAATTCAATCTAGACTGGACTGACCCTGATCAGTCTTCTGAGAAAGAGAATCAAGCTTTTCAGAAGGCAATGAATCTCGCAGGCACTGAGTTCTTAGAT AGTGTTCGATTTCATGTAAAATCATGGCTTCCAGCTCGCTCAATTGTCATGGAATGTCTTGCAGCAAGAACCAGTATTGATCCTAGTGGAGAAATTATGGTTTTGGATAGATTTTGCCCt TGGAAGCTTCATTTATATGAGCTTGAGCAGGAGTTGAAGACAGAACCATCTGTTAAATATGTTCTTTACCAG GATGAAAGGAGCAAAAGCTGGAGAGTGCAGGCAGTAGCAAAATCTCCTGATAGCTTTGAGAGCAGAAAGGCTCTTCCTGCTCAATGGAGAGGGTTGAGAGATGATGATCTTTCCAAGGAATCTGGGATTCCGGGGTGTGTTTTTGTGCATATGAGTGGCTTTATTGGTGGGAATCATACGTATGAAGGTGCACTTGCCATGGCTAGAGGTGGCTTAAAGCTCTAA
- the LOC111918818 gene encoding uncharacterized protein LOC111918818, translating into MVIHTPQTEGSYPQSMATTPIPIFAAETPFLTRLKLLSPPLISSSSSRYSLLIVNGRSPLNINGISDPKSSNFITNGGQLKNVISGIADQQIDELVKATQRVESAKKELAEAQEQEIEARKTMEYMNQLETRDFETVEAEDGTTTIYKNKEKLESVKAALISGIVGTLASFPISLTHVTNSYELIVSTAITISICALYGATFRYAVRRDLDDFHLKIGTCAAFGIVKGLATLDGRLCLEQEAGNVVSNALNGAVCVSENVLIFIFAAAGLDICYKIGILSPFPVESSASRTKM; encoded by the exons ATGGTAATACATACCCCACAAACAGAGGGCAGCTATCCACAAAGCATGGCAACCACACCCATTCCCATTTTTGCTGCAGAAACTCCATTCCTCACGCGATTGAAACTGCTTTCACCGCCATTAATATCATCCTCATCCTCAAGGTATTCTCTGTTGATCGTGAACGGCAGAAGCCCCCTTAACATCAATGGAATTAGTGATCCGAAAAGCTCCAACTTCATTACCAATGGCGGTCAACTGAAGAACGTGATATCAGGTATAGCGGACCAGCAAATAGATGAATTGGTTAAAGCTACACAGAGAGTTGAATCGGCCAAAAAAGAGTTGGCCGAGGCCCAAGAGCAAGAAATTGAAGCCAGGAAGACGATGGAATACATGAATCAGCTTGAAACAAGGGATTTTGAG ACGGTAGAAGCTGAGGATGGAACAACAACGATATACAAGAACAAAGAGAAGTTGGAATCCGTAAAAGCTGCATTGATTTCCGGCATTGTTGGGACATTGGCAAGCTTCCCCATTTCCCTAACTCATGTGACCAATTCCTACGAGCTTATTGTGTCAACTGCAATCACCATAAGCATCTGTGCATTGTATGGTGCAACATTCCGGTATGCTGTCCGAAGAGACTTGGATGATTTTCATCTTAAAATTGGAACGTGTGCAGCTTTTGGAATCGTCAAAG GACTTGCTACATTGGATGGAAGGCTGTGTTTAGAACAAGAAGCTGGAAACGTGGTGTCAAATGCTTTAAATGGAGCAGTATGTGTTTCTGAGaatgttttgatttttatttttgctGCTGCTGGTTTGGATATATGCTATAAGATTGGGATATTAAGTCCATTTCCAGTTGAATCCTCAGCTTCAAGAACTAAAATGTAA